In the genome of Caulobacter flavus, the window TGGAGACCGGCATCGAGGCCAAGGACCCCAAGGTCATGGAACACGCCCAGGCCTCTACCCCGCGCCTGCGCGCGGCCTTCGCCCAGGTGCTGATGACCTATACCTCGGGCCTGCGCCGCGGCGTGCCGCCCGACCTCGACTATGTCGGCGCCGAGATGCAGAAGGCCGCCGACAGGGTGCTGGGCCGCAAGGGCGCGCGCGTCCTGCTCGGCTCGGCGATGGTGAACTAGGCGCCGGACTTGGCCTTGCGCCGCGCGCGGAAGAACCCGCGCAGCAGATCCGCGCTTTCCTGAGCCATCACCCCGCCCGTCGTCTCCGGCCGCCAGTGGCAGGTCGGCTGGGCGAAGAACTTCGGACCGTGAACCACCGCTCCGCCCTTGGGATCGTCGGCGCCCCAGACCACCCGGCCGATGCGGGCGTGACTGATCGCCCCGGCGCACATGGCGCAGGGCTCCAGCGTCACCACCAGGGTCAGGTCGGTCAGCCGGTAGTTCTCGAGCCTGGCGGCCGCCAGGCGCATGGCCGCGATCTCGGCGTGGGCCGTCGGATCGTGGGCCGCGATCGGGCCGTTGCCGGCGACGGCGATCACCTCGCCGGTCTTCGGATCCAGGATCACCGCCCCCACCGGCGTCTCGCCGCGCTCGGCGGCCGCGCGGGCCTCCCGCAGGGCCAGGGCCATGGCGTCTTCGTCGGTGATGGAAAGGCCCTCCGGGTGCGAGGCTTGATCCTATGGCCGTTCGGCGCCATCACCACAAGCAGCCCATCGTGAGATGCGCCCCCTCCCATCGAAGGATCCAAGCCATGACCGACAAGTACCAGCCCGCCCTGCACGACGCCGTCGAGCACGACGCCGACGCCGAGGGCGGCGAGCGCGTCGCCAAGGCCCTGGCCCGCGCTGGCGTGGCCTCGCGGCGCGAGGTCGAGCGCCTGATCGAGGCCGGCAAGGTCGTGCTGAACGGCCAGGTGCTGACGACCCCGGCCGTGCGGGTGTTCCCCGGCGACCTGCTGGTCGTCGACGGCAAGCTGGTCGAGGACCGCCAGCCCACCCGCCTGTTCCGCTATCACAAGCCCACGGGCCTGGTGACCACCCACAACGATCCGGGCGGCCGCCCCACCGTGTTCGGCGCCCTGCCCCACGGCCTGCCGCGGGTGATCTCGGTCGGCCGCCTGGACCTGAACTCCGAGGGCCTGCTGCTGCTGACCAACGACGGCGAGCTGTCGCGCGCCCTGGAGATGCCGCAGAACGCCTGGACCCGCCGCTATCGCGCCCGCGCATTCGGCCACGCCACCCAGGAGACGCTGGACAGGCTGAAGGACGGCACGACCATCGAGGGCGTCCGCTACGGCCCGATCGAGGCCCGTCTCGACAAGGCCCAGGACAAGGCCGGCGGCGGCCGCAACGTCTGGATCACGGTCACCCTGTCGGAAGGCAAGAACCGCGAGGTCCGCAAGGTGCTGGAGTCGGTGGGCCTGAAGGTCAACCGCCTGATCCGCCTGTCCTACGGCCCGTTTGCCCTGGGCACGCTGCAGGCCGGGCAGGTCGAGGAGGTCGGCCCCCGGGTGATCCGCGAGCTGCTGGCCGGCGTCATCGCCGACGAGAACATGCCGCAAGGCGACAAGCCGCAGTTCATCGGCGTCGCCGACCCGCTGCACGCGCCCGGCGTCGCCAAGGACGGCGAACGCCTGCGCGGCGGCGAGATCCAGCGCCGCGCCCCCACCGGTCGCGCCCCGCAGATCGCCACGCCCAAGGTCGAGGAGCCCAAGAAGGTCTACAAGGCCGGCTGGGCCAAGGCCAAGATCCGCACCGACGGCCACAAGGCCAAGACGCACAGGCCCAAGTCGATCGACACCAAGTTCGTCACCGAGGCGCCCGGACGCGGCAAGCCCGGCGCGAAGGGCGTTGCGAGCAAAGGCGCGGCGGGCAAGCCGGGCGCTCGCCCCGCCGGCAAGGCCGCTCCGCAAGGCGCTGTGCGCGGCAACGTGGCTCCGGCGCGTTCGGGCAAGCCGGCCGGCTTCAAGGGCCCGCGCCCGACCGGCGCCAAGCCCGCGCCGCGTGGTCCCAAGCGGTAAGGCCCGCTAGCGCCGGCCGGCCAGCCGCGCGGCCAGGGCGCCCGTGCGGCGCACGACGGTGACCAGGGTTCCGACCGCGATCACCGCCAGGCCAACGGCCAGCACCTCGCCCCGGCCGCGCCACAGCGGCTCGAAGGCGGCGATCGCGCAGGTCGCCGTCAGGGCCGCCATGCGGTGCGGCTTGGCCATCGGGCCCGAGAAGTCGGCGGGAAAGCCCAGCCCCCGGCCAAGCTCGCGCACATAGGCCGTCAGCATGGCCAGGGCCGCGCAGATCCAGCCCAGGGCCGGACCGCCGGAAAAGCCGGCGCTCATCGCGCCATAACCGGCCCCGGCCAGGAACAGCACGTCGGCGACGCGGTCGGGCAGTTCGTTCCAGATCGGCCCGTAGGGACTGGAGCGCCCGTGCTCCACGGCCACCATGCCGTCGAGCAGGTTGCAGGCCAGCCGCAGCTGCACGCAGGTGGCGCCCAGCACCAGGCAGGCCGAGCGCCAGCCGCCCTCGACGCCGCCGCTGGCCGCCAGCAGGGCGGCGCCCAGCACCGCGAAGGCCAGGCCCAGGCCCGAGATGGCGTCGGCGGCGATCCCCTTGCCGGCGATGGCGGCGGCCAGCCGTCCGGCCCAGGCCGCGCCCCGCGTCTTCAGCGGCCGTCGATTGGTCAGGTCGGGAGCATCGGTCATGGCGCGGTCTTCCTCCGGTCGGCGACCAGGCGGGCGTTGTAGGCGACGGCGTAGAGCGTCGACATCGTCCAGGGAAAGGCGATGGTGGCCAGAAGTTCCGGCGTGCCGATCAGGCGATGGACGATGGTCAGGGTCGCCAGGATGGCGCTGGCGGTGATCGCCGGCGGCAGGGCCAGGGCGACGAAGCCGGAGAACCGGCCGTCCAGACGCTCCAGCGTCTTCTTCA includes:
- a CDS encoding nucleoside deaminase — its product is MALALREARAAAERGETPVGAVILDPKTGEVIAVAGNGPIAAHDPTAHAEIAAMRLAAARLENYRLTDLTLVVTLEPCAMCAGAISHARIGRVVWGADDPKGGAVVHGPKFFAQPTCHWRPETTGGVMAQESADLLRGFFRARRKAKSGA
- a CDS encoding pseudouridine synthase, whose amino-acid sequence is MTDKYQPALHDAVEHDADAEGGERVAKALARAGVASRREVERLIEAGKVVLNGQVLTTPAVRVFPGDLLVVDGKLVEDRQPTRLFRYHKPTGLVTTHNDPGGRPTVFGALPHGLPRVISVGRLDLNSEGLLLLTNDGELSRALEMPQNAWTRRYRARAFGHATQETLDRLKDGTTIEGVRYGPIEARLDKAQDKAGGGRNVWITVTLSEGKNREVRKVLESVGLKVNRLIRLSYGPFALGTLQAGQVEEVGPRVIRELLAGVIADENMPQGDKPQFIGVADPLHAPGVAKDGERLRGGEIQRRAPTGRAPQIATPKVEEPKKVYKAGWAKAKIRTDGHKAKTHRPKSIDTKFVTEAPGRGKPGAKGVASKGAAGKPGARPAGKAAPQGAVRGNVAPARSGKPAGFKGPRPTGAKPAPRGPKR
- a CDS encoding CDP-alcohol phosphatidyltransferase family protein, with the protein product MTDAPDLTNRRPLKTRGAAWAGRLAAAIAGKGIAADAISGLGLAFAVLGAALLAASGGVEGGWRSACLVLGATCVQLRLACNLLDGMVAVEHGRSSPYGPIWNELPDRVADVLFLAGAGYGAMSAGFSGGPALGWICAALAMLTAYVRELGRGLGFPADFSGPMAKPHRMAALTATCAIAAFEPLWRGRGEVLAVGLAVIAVGTLVTVVRRTGALAARLAGRR